The following proteins are co-located in the Shouchella hunanensis genome:
- a CDS encoding WxL domain-containing protein, with protein sequence MKKALLFTVIAAVTLSFSGLAKAENGGTYDSNGSVQFIPNKDITEPLDPENPNPEEPVTPIDPTDPTGPNPGTPGPLSIDYASSLNFGENEISTKDRVYAAKAQELSDGRFVPNYVQITDNRGSNAGWSLHVKQNGQFENENAQHTTLTGASISFSEPTIKGTLNDVTAPTATNSFQLDPEGASTLVMSAAKGAGAGTWVNHFGGLTSLEGGDVITPAIELFVPGVTPKDNTEYRTTLTWTLSDVPGNNN encoded by the coding sequence ATGAAAAAAGCTCTCTTATTCACTGTTATTGCCGCTGTTACATTATCGTTTAGTGGCCTAGCAAAGGCAGAAAACGGAGGTACATATGATTCGAATGGTTCTGTGCAGTTTATTCCGAACAAAGACATTACAGAGCCACTTGATCCAGAAAACCCTAATCCAGAAGAACCGGTTACCCCAATTGACCCAACTGACCCAACCGGACCTAACCCCGGTACTCCAGGTCCTTTAAGCATTGATTATGCTTCTAGTCTAAATTTTGGGGAAAACGAAATTTCTACGAAAGATCGTGTCTATGCTGCAAAAGCACAAGAGCTAAGCGATGGCCGCTTTGTTCCTAACTATGTCCAAATTACAGATAATCGTGGCTCAAATGCTGGTTGGTCTTTGCACGTGAAACAAAATGGACAATTTGAAAATGAAAACGCACAACACACTACATTAACAGGTGCTTCTATTTCCTTTAGCGAACCAACTATAAAAGGCACGCTTAACGATGTGACGGCGCCAACCGCTACGAATTCGTTTCAATTGGATCCTGAAGGTGCCTCTACACTTGTGATGTCCGCAGCAAAAGGTGCCGGGGCTGGTACATGGGTCAATCATTTTGGAGGTCTTACTTCGTTAGAAGGCGGCGACGTTATTACACCAGCTATTGAATTATTTGTTCCTGGTGTTACACCGAAAGATAATACTGAATACCGCACTACATTAACGTGGACATTGTCAGATGTACCAGGTAATAACAACTAA
- a CDS encoding WxL domain-containing protein, whose product MKKMKVLTITALAFALITTGNTAFANTSSTYDTNAKIKFVPNEDVTPPVDPEDPNPETPVEPIDPTDPEGPGPNPGTPGPLSIDYAASFEFGEHKITSATETYYAAPQTFRNSDKVSPLYVQVTDNRGTESGWTLSVVQNGQFATVDNEVLNGAEITVNHAAVKSIAASSKPSHAEESFTLTPEVKSSPLQASKGEGAGTYTYHFGTSENADSSVSLEVPGSTTKYAKNYSTTLTWTLSDTPGNEDISRK is encoded by the coding sequence ATGAAAAAAATGAAGGTTTTAACCATTACTGCTTTAGCATTTGCACTTATTACTACGGGGAATACGGCTTTTGCAAATACTAGTTCCACATATGATACAAACGCTAAAATAAAATTCGTTCCAAATGAGGATGTTACGCCTCCTGTAGATCCAGAAGATCCAAACCCAGAAACGCCTGTAGAGCCAATCGATCCAACGGATCCTGAAGGTCCAGGACCAAATCCTGGTACACCAGGACCATTAAGTATCGATTATGCGGCATCTTTTGAGTTTGGCGAGCATAAGATTACTTCAGCGACAGAAACCTATTACGCAGCTCCACAAACATTTAGAAATTCTGACAAGGTTAGCCCTCTCTACGTCCAAGTGACAGATAATCGGGGAACGGAAAGTGGTTGGACGTTGTCAGTTGTTCAAAACGGTCAGTTTGCAACAGTAGATAACGAAGTGCTAAATGGTGCAGAAATTACGGTCAATCATGCTGCAGTAAAGTCCATTGCTGCTTCATCAAAACCATCTCATGCCGAAGAATCATTTACTCTTACACCTGAAGTCAAAAGCTCCCCGCTTCAAGCGAGCAAAGGAGAAGGCGCAGGTACGTATACGTATCACTTCGGAACGAGTGAGAATGCAGATTCCAGCGTTTCTTTAGAAGTGCCTGGTTCGACCACAAAGTATGCAAAAAACTATTCAACAACATTAACGTGGACATTATCCGATACACCAGGAAATGAAGACATATCTCGTAAATAA
- a CDS encoding DUF916 and DUF3324 domain-containing protein, which yields MKLLRFVVLITFTCLVMMPFKAQASEFNFSVTTIIPDNQMDSSKTYFHLQLDPGAKQTVEILLRNDTDNDVVIAPDIGTASTNVNGVVEYGNGDQELDESLLYPMEDLVTTEEEIVVPANGEYTLPLDITMPDDSFDGVMAGGITLQETVEEENKESTEQGLSINNQYAYVVGIVLQQTENPITPDLLLHDVYADQLNARNVIMADIQNPKPMYMNQLAVQAVIKNDSNQTVLESETDGMQMAPNSHFSYPIPLEGKPLEAGDYRIELTASSMGEEWHWNEPFTIDEEQAEALNQTDVSIPATDYTWLYVALGIACIVIAFLLILYYQRKKHKKQLHEAMDKQRASAS from the coding sequence ATGAAATTACTACGCTTTGTTGTGCTGATCACCTTTACGTGTTTGGTCATGATGCCTTTTAAGGCACAAGCCTCGGAGTTTAATTTCTCTGTTACGACGATTATCCCTGATAATCAAATGGATTCAAGTAAAACATACTTTCATTTACAGCTGGATCCAGGCGCCAAACAAACCGTCGAGATTCTTCTTCGTAATGACACAGACAATGATGTTGTTATTGCCCCTGATATTGGTACTGCATCTACAAATGTAAATGGTGTTGTTGAGTATGGAAATGGTGATCAAGAATTGGACGAGTCACTTTTATACCCGATGGAAGATTTGGTGACTACCGAGGAAGAAATTGTTGTTCCGGCTAACGGCGAATATACACTTCCGCTCGACATTACCATGCCAGACGATTCGTTTGATGGCGTAATGGCTGGCGGGATTACGCTGCAAGAGACCGTTGAGGAAGAGAATAAAGAATCAACTGAACAAGGTTTATCAATTAATAATCAGTATGCTTACGTCGTCGGGATTGTGTTGCAACAAACCGAAAATCCAATCACACCAGATTTGCTTCTCCACGATGTATATGCAGATCAATTAAATGCTCGAAATGTCATTATGGCGGATATTCAAAACCCGAAGCCGATGTATATGAATCAATTGGCTGTTCAAGCAGTCATTAAAAACGATTCGAACCAGACCGTTCTTGAATCCGAAACAGATGGTATGCAAATGGCGCCGAACTCACACTTTTCCTATCCAATCCCTCTTGAAGGTAAACCCCTTGAAGCAGGTGATTATAGGATCGAGTTAACAGCAAGCTCAATGGGAGAAGAATGGCATTGGAATGAACCGTTTACGATTGATGAAGAACAAGCGGAAGCACTTAACCAAACAGACGTTTCGATACCAGCTACTGACTATACGTGGCTTTATGTTGCACTTGGCATTGCTTGCATTGTGATTGCATTCTTGCTTATTCTTTACTACCAGCGGAAGAAGCATAAAAAACAATTACACGAAGCGATGGATAAACAACGTGCTTCGGCAAGTTAA
- a CDS encoding LPXTG cell wall anchor domain-containing protein, whose protein sequence is MNSHMRHLLLKGGDDVKRNAPFVLTALLICLFSLFNPSIAMANTETDAGVGFFGEYPEQPLEEGNEAPILDVLPQTGDQPPLLFLLGGVGCFLLAFVLIKHVKKTNLSY, encoded by the coding sequence ATGAATAGTCACATGAGGCACCTCTTATTGAAAGGGGGTGATGACGTTAAACGTAACGCCCCTTTTGTTCTTACTGCACTGCTTATATGTCTCTTTTCTCTATTTAATCCTAGCATAGCAATGGCAAACACAGAAACAGATGCTGGAGTTGGTTTTTTCGGTGAATACCCAGAGCAGCCATTAGAGGAAGGAAATGAAGCACCTATTTTAGATGTATTACCACAGACTGGAGATCAACCTCCTCTTCTATTTCTTTTAGGCGGAGTCGGATGTTTCCTTCTTGCATTTGTACTGATAAAGCATGTTAAAAAAACAAACCTATCATATTAG